A section of the Paenibacillus odorifer genome encodes:
- a CDS encoding divergent polysaccharide deacetylase family protein, with product MKDSRSFKRYLLIWIAVAALMVTLIGSVVPSVSAAESRDNPTNTPSEEKASRRNKVVIIIDDFGNDMKGTDEMFSLPIKLTVAVMPFLPTSVKDATRAHERGDDVLLHLPMEPRQGNPKWLGPGAVLAKMSDEEVRQKVEAALDNVPYAIGINNHMGSKITGDERIMGVILSVCKERGLFFVDSKTNYRSVAGNMAYRMGLPRVENHIFLDDTHTANHVLKQMGLVNNLAKDQRFCVTIGHVGVYGKETAAGIRSGVEQIKDDVEFIGISDLVKNEMNWNFESYTSIR from the coding sequence ATGAAGGACAGTCGAAGTTTCAAACGTTATTTACTGATTTGGATTGCTGTTGCTGCTCTAATGGTTACTTTAATCGGTTCCGTGGTACCGTCTGTTTCAGCTGCCGAGTCCAGAGACAACCCTACAAACACACCAAGTGAAGAGAAGGCATCTCGACGTAATAAGGTCGTAATTATTATTGACGATTTCGGCAATGACATGAAGGGGACGGATGAAATGTTTTCACTGCCGATTAAGCTTACGGTGGCGGTCATGCCCTTTTTGCCTACATCTGTGAAGGATGCCACACGCGCGCATGAACGCGGAGATGATGTTCTTCTCCACTTACCGATGGAGCCGCGCCAAGGTAATCCTAAATGGCTTGGACCAGGAGCTGTACTGGCCAAGATGTCTGATGAGGAAGTCCGTCAAAAAGTAGAGGCAGCACTCGATAATGTGCCTTATGCTATCGGCATAAATAACCACATGGGCTCTAAGATTACCGGGGACGAACGGATTATGGGTGTGATCTTATCCGTGTGCAAAGAGCGGGGATTGTTTTTTGTGGACAGTAAAACCAACTACCGTTCTGTTGCTGGCAATATGGCTTATCGAATGGGGCTGCCGCGTGTAGAGAATCATATCTTTTTGGATGATACACACACAGCCAATCATGTCCTGAAACAAATGGGCCTCGTAAATAACCTGGCGAAGGATCAACGATTCTGCGTAACCATTGGTCATGTTGGTGTATATGGAAAAGAAACCGCCGCAGGCATCCGCAGCGGTGTTGAGCAAATAAAAGATGATGTTGAATTTATAGGCATTTCTGATCTAGTCAAAAACGAAATGAACTGGAACTTCGAATCCTACACTTCCATAAGATAA
- a CDS encoding N-acetylmuramoyl-L-alanine amidase, whose amino-acid sequence MNNGRNKAYSKTAAAICGLRITLTTVGLLMLFVGSAYASATPSKPVVNDERQHLLSHGHRMILIDAGHGGIDGGTSYGNILEKDITLDISRRLFLLLRSDGFDVALNRNGDYAPSDENRWLRSKSRHLRDLAQRKELAETLPATVVVSIHVNWAPSPSKHGPLVLYRQEGRSFILAQTIQQQLNSLYNIRAETRPGKPFYLLNKITATTVIVEAGFVSSPTDREKLCTPKGQQEIAEAIAGGIVAYLMEV is encoded by the coding sequence TTGAACAATGGGAGAAATAAAGCTTATTCCAAGACAGCAGCTGCAATATGCGGCTTACGTATTACTTTAACTACAGTTGGACTTCTAATGCTGTTTGTGGGGAGTGCATATGCTTCTGCAACTCCATCCAAACCCGTAGTGAATGATGAACGTCAGCATCTCTTAAGCCACGGCCACCGTATGATCTTAATTGATGCAGGACATGGGGGGATCGACGGAGGAACTTCCTACGGAAATATTCTTGAGAAGGATATTACATTAGATATCTCACGCCGATTATTTCTGCTGCTGCGCAGCGATGGATTTGATGTTGCCTTAAATCGTAATGGAGATTATGCCCCAAGTGATGAGAACCGCTGGCTGCGCAGTAAATCCCGACATCTGCGCGATCTTGCCCAGCGTAAAGAACTGGCTGAGACATTACCAGCTACCGTAGTGGTCAGCATCCATGTTAACTGGGCACCTTCTCCTTCCAAACATGGTCCGCTTGTATTATATCGCCAAGAAGGCCGCAGCTTTATCCTTGCCCAGACCATTCAGCAACAATTAAACAGTCTCTATAATATCCGTGCTGAGACAAGACCGGGTAAGCCCTTTTATTTACTCAACAAAATAACCGCCACAACTGTAATTGTTGAGGCGGGTTTTGTAAGCAGTCCGACAGATCGCGAAAAGCTATGCACCCCTAAAGGGCAACAAGAAATTGCAGAAGCGATTGCTGGCGGCATAGTAGCTTATCTTATGGAAGTGTAG
- a CDS encoding YqzE family protein — protein sequence MASGGDELVKYITEKVVVYIEDPRAIHARRAATKQPWSQKWFGMLPLGWSIWRSKWSHSDKD from the coding sequence ATGGCTTCCGGCGGCGATGAGCTTGTAAAGTATATCACTGAGAAGGTAGTTGTTTATATCGAGGATCCGCGTGCCATTCATGCTCGAAGAGCGGCTACTAAGCAGCCGTGGTCACAGAAATGGTTCGGTATGCTTCCGCTTGGTTGGTCGATCTGGCGAAGCAAATGGAGCCACAGTGATAAGGATTGA
- a CDS encoding YqhG family protein, whose amino-acid sequence MTLTAQEVRKHVMDYLEATECSIIEASPLHVTVKLSPRADKMLTDRPYYWGFVERTGVDPETLSFTFVFDPEKYDSQAAVEVPPIANRSAGILNQVVTGSLTTGVTNDAEASADLLESASPGSEAVNAPSTDPEESILARYFGIVPALPRIGPGMIRREDIIYGSKRLQQIWNAARDEGKCLYLFEDPGSRQRNTLFSAAYEPWLSVCYKVEMSCDLKREELHYLGISLTKGTIIDDFNAKVSTKEMMPRLPENVHIQPYEMTVAAATELLETHLTAQLAELDYTWAEQARERLRVELDIIDVYYGELLKEPDEEKRLATQEQYNRRRQETIWQYEPQIAVSAVTYGLFHLRSL is encoded by the coding sequence ATGACCCTCACCGCACAGGAAGTACGCAAGCATGTGATGGACTATCTTGAAGCCACTGAATGCTCCATCATTGAGGCTTCGCCCCTTCACGTAACTGTGAAATTATCACCTAGAGCTGACAAAATGCTCACCGACCGGCCGTATTATTGGGGATTCGTGGAGCGCACAGGTGTAGATCCTGAGACCCTTTCTTTCACCTTTGTTTTTGATCCGGAAAAATACGACAGTCAAGCTGCTGTAGAGGTTCCCCCCATTGCAAATCGTAGTGCTGGCATTTTGAATCAAGTTGTCACCGGAAGCCTAACTACAGGTGTAACAAACGATGCAGAGGCCAGCGCTGACTTACTCGAATCTGCCTCCCCGGGCTCAGAAGCAGTGAATGCTCCATCTACTGACCCGGAGGAAAGTATTCTAGCTCGCTACTTCGGCATTGTGCCGGCACTCCCACGAATTGGACCCGGGATGATCCGCAGAGAGGATATTATTTACGGAAGCAAGCGATTGCAACAAATTTGGAACGCCGCTCGGGACGAAGGTAAATGCCTTTACTTATTTGAGGACCCGGGTAGCAGACAGCGGAACACGCTGTTCTCTGCCGCTTACGAACCATGGCTAAGTGTCTGCTATAAAGTGGAGATGAGCTGCGATTTGAAACGGGAAGAGCTCCATTATCTTGGCATCTCTCTAACAAAGGGAACCATCATTGATGACTTTAATGCAAAAGTTTCCACAAAAGAGATGATGCCACGCTTGCCGGAAAATGTGCATATCCAGCCTTATGAAATGACAGTAGCAGCCGCTACCGAACTATTGGAAACTCATCTAACCGCTCAGCTAGCCGAACTGGACTATACTTGGGCAGAACAGGCGCGTGAGCGGCTAAGGGTTGAGCTGGACATCATTGATGTCTATTATGGAGAGCTGTTGAAGGAGCCTGATGAAGAAAAACGCCTAGCGACACAAGAACAGTATAACCGTCGTCGCCAAGAGACCATTTGGCAATATGAGCCGCAAATCGCAGTTTCTGCGGTAACCTATGGACTGTTTCATCTGCGGAGCCTATAG
- a CDS encoding DEAD/DEAH box helicase, with amino-acid sequence MTQLFRNSLPQQGGTPAPILPVPLSFDRNWLQDLELKLEKGGPWGDYRLSKLAVQGEETGLVTSFDELQCMKHLSGLSPLPHQLDTAHKVLFEMSGRAILADEVGLGKTIEAGLVLKEYLVRGLVSKVLILVPASLVLQWVRELNAKFGITAVAQKKAYSWGNAIVVASMDTAKRDPHKEILLENEYDMLIIDEAHKLKNKKSTNYLFVQQLRKKYCLLLTATPVQNDLGELFNLITILKPGQLGNQGDFASNFVVDKRQPKNEGQLRDELSKVMIRNRRGEGPVNFTKRKVRNIPLVLSQEEKDLYNSVTSFVKDQYQESGGNLSSMLSLVTLQREVCSSRDAVFITLVNLIKKLPADSPKRDRMMELLQTLRTVKTNTKAETTLALIQEMNEKVIVFTEYRATQEYLLQYFREHGLMCVSYSGGMNRGKKDWMMDLFRGRAQVMIATEAGGEGINLQFCHHMINFDLPWNPMRVEQRIGRVHRLGQENDVVIYNLSTQGTIEEHILHLLHEKINMFEMVIGGLDVILERFEKKESLEKSLYKIMLESRSDEELRHELDHIGESLSELTQGIKKESETAT; translated from the coding sequence ATGACGCAATTATTCCGTAATTCTCTACCCCAGCAAGGGGGAACACCCGCGCCGATACTGCCTGTTCCTCTTTCTTTTGACCGTAATTGGTTGCAAGATCTGGAGCTCAAACTGGAAAAGGGCGGCCCATGGGGAGACTACCGTTTATCTAAGCTTGCCGTACAAGGAGAGGAAACAGGTCTAGTAACGAGCTTCGATGAGCTGCAATGTATGAAGCATTTATCCGGCTTGTCCCCTCTTCCCCATCAGCTGGATACAGCGCATAAGGTTCTGTTCGAAATGTCAGGCCGCGCGATTCTTGCAGATGAGGTTGGACTGGGCAAGACCATTGAAGCAGGACTGGTGCTCAAAGAATATCTCGTACGCGGTCTTGTCTCCAAAGTGCTTATTCTCGTACCTGCTTCTCTAGTATTGCAATGGGTTCGTGAGCTGAATGCGAAATTCGGCATCACTGCTGTCGCTCAGAAAAAAGCCTATTCCTGGGGCAACGCCATAGTCGTCGCATCGATGGATACTGCCAAACGCGATCCGCATAAGGAAATCCTGCTGGAAAATGAATACGATATGTTGATCATTGATGAAGCTCACAAGCTGAAGAATAAAAAATCGACCAATTATCTATTTGTACAGCAATTACGCAAAAAATATTGCCTGCTGCTCACCGCGACTCCCGTTCAGAATGATCTGGGCGAACTCTTTAATCTGATCACTATACTGAAGCCGGGGCAACTTGGAAATCAGGGCGATTTTGCCTCGAATTTCGTGGTTGATAAACGCCAGCCCAAGAATGAAGGTCAACTGCGGGACGAGCTTTCGAAGGTCATGATCCGCAATCGCCGTGGTGAAGGTCCAGTTAATTTCACGAAACGAAAAGTCCGTAATATTCCCTTAGTTCTCTCCCAAGAAGAGAAAGATTTGTATAACAGTGTTACTTCCTTTGTCAAAGACCAGTATCAGGAATCCGGTGGCAATCTTAGCAGCATGCTTTCTCTGGTAACCCTTCAACGTGAGGTGTGCAGCAGCCGGGATGCCGTCTTTATCACTTTAGTTAATTTGATCAAAAAGCTGCCTGCGGATTCACCAAAAAGAGACCGGATGATGGAGCTACTACAAACCCTCCGTACCGTTAAAACAAACACTAAAGCTGAAACAACCTTAGCCCTCATTCAAGAAATGAATGAAAAGGTCATCGTCTTCACGGAATATCGCGCAACTCAAGAATATTTACTGCAGTATTTCCGTGAACATGGGCTGATGTGTGTCTCTTATTCCGGCGGAATGAACCGTGGCAAAAAAGATTGGATGATGGATCTTTTCCGCGGCCGGGCTCAAGTTATGATTGCTACGGAAGCCGGCGGAGAAGGGATAAACCTGCAATTTTGCCACCATATGATCAACTTTGACCTGCCCTGGAATCCCATGCGCGTGGAGCAGCGTATCGGCCGTGTCCACCGGTTAGGGCAAGAAAATGACGTAGTGATCTACAACTTGTCTACTCAAGGCACGATTGAAGAACATATCCTGCATCTGCTGCATGAGAAAATCAATATGTTTGAAATGGTGATTGGCGGGCTGGATGTAATCCTGGAACGTTTTGAAAAGAAGGAATCGCTGGAGAAAAGTTTATACAAAATCATGCTCGAATCCCGCTCCGACGAAGAATTGCGGCATGAGCTGGACCATATTGGTGAATCCCTCAGTGAATTGACACAGGGTATTAAAAAAGAAAGTGAGACTGCGACATGA